A single region of the Nicotiana sylvestris chromosome 6, ASM39365v2, whole genome shotgun sequence genome encodes:
- the LOC104220368 gene encoding uncharacterized protein — MGKFAVTMMSFLLLFSCVGFSEAVDMKYKDPKQPLNVRIRDLMNRMSLEEKIGQMTQIERHVAAPEIMKKYFIGSVLSGGGSAPVPKATAADWVRMVNEIQKGSLSTRLGIPMIYGIDAVHGHNNVYKATIFPHNVGLGVTRDPQLVKRIGAATALEVRATGIPYTFAPCIAVCRDPRWGRCYESYSEDHRIVRAMTEIIPGLQGDIPANSRKGVPFVAGKTKVAACAKHFVGDGGTDKGIDENNTVINVNGLINIHMPAYIDSIVKGVSTIMVSYSSWNGMKMHANRGLITGFLKGKLKFRGFVISDWEAIDKITDPPRANYSYSIQAGVLAGIDMIMGQENLTEFLDDLAFQVRNNIIPMSRIDDAVKRILRVKFVMGLFENPLADLSLANQLGSQEHGGLAREAVRKSLVLLKNGKVISQPLLPLPKKVAKILVAGSHADNLGYQCGGWTIGWQGIGGNDLTTGTTILSAVKNTVHPSTQVVYQDNPDANFVKSSHFSYAIVVVGETPYAEMFGDSAKLAIAEPGPSTITNVCGVVKCVVVVMSGRPVVIEPYLANIDALVAAWLPGSEGQGVADVLFGDYGFTGKLARTWFKSVDQLPMNVGDPHYDPLFPFGFGLTTEPVQN, encoded by the exons ATGGGGAAATTTGCAGTAACAATGATGAGTTTTCTGCTGTTGTTCTCGTGTGTTGGTTTTTCTGAAGCAGTAGACATGAAGTACAAGGACCCAAAACAGCCACTGAATGTTAGAATAAGGGATTTAATGAACAGAATGAGTCTTGAAGAGAAAATTGGTCAGATGACCCAGATTGAAAGACATGTTGCTGCACCTGAGATCATGAAGAAATACTTCATtg GGAGTGTACTGAGTGGTGGAGGAAGTGCACCAGTGCCTAAGGCTACTGCTGCGGACTGGGTAAGGATGGTTAATGAGATTCAGAAGGGTTCTCTTTCAACACGCCTTGGTATTCCCATGATTTATGGAATTGATGCAGTCCATGGGCACAACAATGTCTACAAAGCTACAATTTTTCCACACAATGTTGGCCTTGGAGTCACAAG AGACCCGCAGCTTGTGAAGCGGATTGGGGCTGCGACTGCCCTTGAAGTCAGAGCCACAGGGATCCCTTATACTTTTGCACCATGCATCGCA GTCTGTAGAGATCCAAGATGGGGTCGGTGCTACGAAAGCTACAGTGAAGACCATAGAATTGTTCGAGCAATGACTGAGATCATTCCTGGTTTACAAGGAGATATTCCAGCTAACTCCCGTAAGGGTGTTCCTTTTGTCGCAGGAAA GACTAAAGTAGCAGCCTGTGCTAAGCACTTTGTGGGCGATGGTGGCACTGACAAGGGCATTGATGAAAATAACACTGTTATCAATGTGAATGGGCTAATCAACATCCACATGCCTGCCTATATTGATTCCATTGTAAAGGGAGTTTCGACAATAATGGTATCTTACTCAAGCTGGAATGGCATGAAGATGCATGCTAACCGTGGTCTAATCACTGGCTTTCTCAAGGGAAAGCTCAAGTTTAGG GGCTTTGTCATTTCAGATTGGGAGGCTATAGACAAGATCACTGATCCACCCCGTGCCAATTACTCTTACTCTATTCAGGCTGGAGTTCTTGCTGGAATTGACATG ATTATGGGTCAGGAAAACTTGACCGAATTTCTTGATGATCTGGCTTTCCAAGTCAGGAACAATATCATTCCCATGAGCAGGATTGACGATGCAGTTAAAAGAATATTAAGGGTTAAATTTGTCATGGGTCTCTTTGAGAACCCATTGGCTGATCTCAGCTTAGCGAACCAACTGGGAAGCCAG GAACACGGAGGATTAGCAAGAGAAGCAGTGAGGAAATCGCTTGTACTTTTGAAGAATGGAAAAGTTATTAGCCAGCCACTACTTCCTCTTCCAAAAAAAGTGGCGAAGATACTTGTGGCTGGCAGTCACGCTGACAATTTGGGTTACCAGTGCGGAGGCTGGACTATAGGGTGGCAGGGAATTGGAGGCAACGATCTTACCACAG GAACTACAATCTTATCTGCTGTGAAAAACACAGTCCATCCATCTACGCAAGTCGTCTACCAGGACAACCCAGATGCAAACTTTGTAAAGTCCAGCCATTTTTCGTATGCCATTGTTGTCGTGGGTGAGACACCCTATGCGGAGATGTTTGGTGATAGTGCAAAACTTGCTATAGCTGAACCTGGTCCGAGTACCATCACTAACGTCTGTGGGGTCGTGAAATGTGTGGTAGTTGTCATGTCGGGGCGTCCAGTTGTGATTGAGCCGTATCTTGCAAATATAGACGCCCTCGTAGCTGCATGGCTTCCGGGAAGTGAAGGCCAAGGTGTCGCTGATGTCTTATTTGGTGACTATGGATTCACAGGAAAACTTGCGCGCACTTGGTTCAAGTCAGTTGACCAGCTTCCCATGAATGTTGGCGATCCGCATTATGATCCTCTATTTCCCTTTGGATTTGGTCTCACAACTGAGCCTGTCCAGAACTAA